The region CTGCCCCCTACAGCGCAGGGCCGTTTTTTCTGGATGATCTTGTCGCCCGGTTTGCAGCCGCCTACCCCGCCGTCGATATCGAATTGATTTACGATGATAAGAAAGTTGATCTACTGACCTCGGGCATTGATGCTGCCATTCGGTCCAACACATTGCTCGGCCCTGACACGCATGCAGTTGCCGTGGGCCCCGAGCTTTCAATGGCGATCGTTGCCTCAAAGGACTATCTGGCCGCCAAAGGTACACCGATAGAGCCGTGCGACATTCTGGAGCACGATGCGATCTGTTACGCATTTGGCGTCGGCGGCCACCATGCCCCTTGGGGTTTCGTCGGACCAGACGGGCCGTATACCATGCAACCCAAGCCCCGATTGGTCGCAAACGATATGCGGTCCCTATTGCACTATGCCCGCCACGGGCTGGGTCTCGCCTATGTCTACGCAGAGATTGCCGCCCCGTATGTGGCAAATGATGGACTCATTACAGTGCTCGAAAAGCATCTGTCATCCTTACCGCGTTACTCACTGAACTATCGCAGTAAACGTCATATGACGCGACGTCTCAGAGCATTTGTGGATTTGGCGAAAGAGTGCAAGACGCTTCATAGTACGCCGACAAGGATGACAGACGTCTGCGGAGTCAAATCAACCAATCAATCGTAGAT is a window of Roseovarius sp. W115 DNA encoding:
- a CDS encoding LysR family transcriptional regulator, whose product is MSRSSFGDIRVFVEVARRGGFRAAAEHLQQAPASVSEAIQRFEDRLGVRLFERSTRSVALTPIGEQFYARSLPAIAELEGAMSDLDDQKDEVSGTLRLSAPYSAGPFFLDDLVARFAAAYPAVDIELIYDDKKVDLLTSGIDAAIRSNTLLGPDTHAVAVGPELSMAIVASKDYLAAKGTPIEPCDILEHDAICYAFGVGGHHAPWGFVGPDGPYTMQPKPRLVANDMRSLLHYARHGLGLAYVYAEIAAPYVANDGLITVLEKHLSSLPRYSLNYRSKRHMTRRLRAFVDLAKECKTLHSTPTRMTDVCGVKSTNQS